The window GGAGCCGGTTCAACGATCTCTTTCCAGCGCGGCGATGGGTCGCGCCGCCGCAAGGCAATGGAGAGGACCAATGGGGCCACATGCCCGCGCAGGTAGCGAGCCGGAACCCAGACCCAGGCGAACGGTCGGCGATGACGGAAAGCTATTTGGCTTTTTGAAACCTGGAAGACCAACGGGCCAAGAAGGTCGATTGTGGCCGATAGGGCATCGAAAATAACTTCCGATTCCTTGTACCCGGTGAAGAATTCTTGCACCGAACTCATTTATACCCTACAAGGGTAAATATTCTATTCGGCCAACCCAATCGTCTGCGGTGCTACACGTAGCGATGATGAGTAGATCGTCAATGACTCCCCCAATCGCTAACTCAGGGTCAACTACGATAACGCCGGTAAGTAGTTCCCCTTTATCAATTCGAGAAAGCGCGTAATACGGCATCGTCCGTTTGTCATGGGTAAGTAGAACCCGTTCTTCAGCCGCAGCCCAAGCTAGAACGGTCGGATCAGCAGCGGCGGCTATCGCGAGGTCTTGCACACGCACCAAGTCCAATGAGTCCATTCGCCGTAGCAAGCCACGAATGATGCGGTTATTGAAGTTCTCGTCGGCTAAGAACTTCATTTTTTATTCAATCAACCCGGCCAGCTGAGCGCGAGCCAGAAGACGCTCGCGGAATTGGATTGAATCTGATCGCCTTTCAATCTCTTGTCGAATGTCCTCGGCTGCGCGCTGCTCTTCGGCCAGATAAATGGCGATTGAATCACGGTTGTTTAGGAGATAGGCAATAACCCCATAGACGTCAGCTAATTGGAGCATCGGAAAGTCGGTAACGATCTCCTCAGCCGTGTAACCCGCATCAAACGCGTGCACGATGGTGGAAAGCGTGACACGCGAATTGCCGACACGAATGACCCCATCCTCATCCGTTCGTAGCGGTACTGCTTGAGCTTCAAATAGCATAGCCATAGTTGTACCTCCAAAACGGAATTATAACATGGCCTGAGCTGCTTGGCTTGCCGTCGCCTCGGCCGCCGCCGCCATAGCCGCCTGCATCCGCCGCAGCCAACGGGCAAACCCCTCGCTAAACGGCCGCAGGTCTGTCTCCCCGGCCAGTAGCAGCCCCTTGTTGACCAGGATGCGCTGCTGACGCCCGCCGATGCCGTCGCCGGGCCGCGCGCCCCCCAGCGGATAATGCGCCTGGGCCAGCGGCGAGAGCGATTCCCACATCTCCAGCCAGAACGGCTCGGCCGCGGCCTCGAAGCGGCGCGTCACCTCGGCCCGCGCATAGGTCGATTGGGCCACGCTGTCGAACAAGTAGAGACCGGCCAGTTGCAGGAAAAACGGGTGCGGCCCGGCCTGGGCCAACAGGTGCTCGACCGCGCCCTCTGGAATAGCCAGCCCGGCCCGCTGTAATGGGACTGTCAGGACATCGCGCGCCGCCGGCTCATCCAGCAAGCCCAGATCGAGCTGCCGGAACAGTTCATAAAACCGGGTCGCGAAGCCCTGCTGGGCCAGAAGATCGGCCGGCGACGTATGGCCGGTGAGGGCCAGGCCCAATAGCCCCTCGCGCCCCAACTCGTGCCAGGCGTCGAGCAGCGGGTCGTCGAACGTCGTCTTACGCCAGACAAGCTGCTCGAATTCATCCAGGAAGAGCAGCGGGCGATAGCCGGCCGCGTTCAGCTTGCGCACGGCGGTCACGAATTCAGCCAGCGTATAGACGGGCACGGGGTTTTCCGGCTTCACACGCCGCCACCATTGGCTCCAAATCGCGTTCAGCAAAGCCGGCGCGGTGTGGTGGGCCGGGTCCTTCATGTCGATGGTCGCCGCCAGTTGGCCGCCCGTGGCGTCGATTTCCTCGGCCGCGCGCTGGAGCAACGACGAGCCGCCAAAGCCGCGCCCGCCAATGATCGCCACGTGCGCGCCGTCGGCCAGCAGGCGGCGAATCTGCTCGCGCTCGACCGCCCGGCCAAAGAACATGGCCGCGTCGGTCACCCTCGCTCCTGGTGAATAGGGGTTCGTGGGGGCCACCGGCAGCGGCGGGTCGAGTTCCGGCGCGGGGGAGGCCGGCGCCGGCGTGGCTCCTGGCCAGCGCCAGGTCAGGCCGGAATCGAGCGGGCGACCTTCGCCGCCGGCGATCTGATCGAGCCAGGCCAGCTCTTGCTCTTTGCCTACGTACAGTTGGGCCACGGCCGTGTTCAGGTCGGGTCGCAGCGCCACCGTGGCCTCGGCCAGGCCGGCCATGCGCCCCTGGCGGCGCACATAGCCCAGAAATTCGCGTGTCCGGTCCCTTTTCGTGGCCCCGGGAAAGGCAGCAAAGGCCACACCAAACCGGCGACATAGTTCGCTCAATTCAGCTTCGGTTAGGGCGTCGTCTAGAATGTCGAGAAACTGCATTGGGTCCATAGGTATTTTTAACCGCGCTGCATTATACCGTCAATTGATTTATCTGTTCAACAGGTTGCCGTCCGGCGTGAATCGCGTAGGATCAAGCCGCATCCTCCACGAAGGGCGTTGGCGACGATCGGTTCATCGGAGCACGGATCAGCGCAACCCCTGGCAGTTGGGGAGCCACTTTCACACAGGAGCAGTCGTATGTCGGCTTTCATCTCTTTTCCCGATGATTTCATATGGGGCGCGGCGACCTCATCCTACCAAATTGAAGGCGCATGGAACGAAGACGGCAAGGGCGAGTCCATCTGGGATCGCTACACCCATACGCCCGGCAACATTATCGACGGCAGCACGGGCGATGTGGCCTGCGACCATTACCATCGCTGGCCGCAAGACGTGGCCATGATGAAGGCGTTGGGCTTGCAGGCTTATCGCTTTTCCATCGCCTGGCCGCGCATCTTGCCCGACGGCCGCGGCCGGGTCAATCCGGCCGGGTTGGATTTCTATAGCCGCCTGGTTGACGGCCTGCTCGAGGCCAACATCAAGCCGGTGGTCACGCTCTATCACTGGGATTTGCCGCAAGCGTTGCAAGATACCGGCGGCTGGCCGGAGCGGAGCACGGCCGAGGCATTCGCCGAATACGCCGACGTCGTCAGTCGCCGCCTGGGCGACCGGGTGAAGACGTGGATCACCCACAACGAGATGTGGTGCGCCAGCGTCCTGAGCTACGAGTTGGGCGAGCATGCGCCGGGCTGGCGCGACACGGCCGCCGCCGTCCGCGCCGCCCATCACCTCTTACTCTCGCATGGCCTGGCCGTGCCCATCCTGCGGGCCAATAGCCCCGATAGCGAAGTCGGCGTCACCCTTAACTTTGAGATCATGGAACCGGCCTCCGCCAGCGACGCCGACCGGCAGGCCACACGCACCATCGACGGCACGTACAACCGCTGGTTCGTCAGCGCCCTCTATGGCCGCCACTACCCGGCCGACATCGTGGCCCATTACGAGCCGCATCTGCCCAACGGCTGGGATTTCGTCCAGCCGGGCGATTTCGACGTCATCGCCGCGCCCATCGACTTCCTGGGCGTGAACTACTACACCCGGCGCATCGTTCGCGACGAAGCCGCGCCCGACAACCTGCCGCAAACCCATTTCCCCGACCTGCCCAAGTGCGACATGCACACCGGGGTGTGGGAGCCGGTCTATTGGGAGATTTACCCCGATGGCCTCTATCAGCTGCTGAACCGGCTGCATTTTGAGTATCAGCCGGGCAAAATATACGTCACGGAGAACGGCACCAGCTTCGCCGACGGCCCGGACGGCAGCGGCCACGTGCCGGACGCGCGCCGCCGCCTCTATCTGCGCGACCACCTCAGCGCCTGCCGCCGGGCCATGGACAATGGCGTGCCGCTGGCCGGCTACTTCGCCTGGTCGCTGATGGATAATTTCGAGTGGGCCAAGGGCTACCAGCAGCGCTTCGGCATCGTCTGGGTCGATTACGACACCCAGCAACGCACCCCCAAGGAAAGCGCCCTCTGGTATCGTGACGCGATCGCCCACCATGGCTTTGCCCTCGATTGACCGATGATCGACGCCACGCCTCCACCACTCACGACCGCCCAGCGCCAGCCCGCCGGAGGCGGCATCGCGCTGGGCGGAATCGTCATCCTGGCCGCCGTGTTGATCGGGCTGGCCTGGGTGCTGTTTCCGGCCGTGTGGCTGACCGAGCAGTTCGCGCTGGCCGGCGGGCAGCCGTTCGGCCGCGGGGTATGGCTCGCCGCCGGCGCGGGGTATGCGGTCGTCGTCCTGCTGGTGTCGCTGCCGGCCGTAGCCCTGACGAGCGCGCCGCGTTATCGCGCCGTCTTGCGCGCCTGGATTGCAGCGGGGCTGTTCGCGCTGTTGCTCCTGCCCGTTCAGCTGATCCCTCCATCTCAGGCCCAATGGGCGGCCATCGCCCAGATCGTCGCTCTGGTCATCTATCTGACCATCCTCTACCTTCGACGCCGCACGACAAGCGCCCATTTCTCGCTTGTCGGCCGTCCCCTATGGCCGGCGTTCCTGGCCGCGGCGCTGGTCGTCTGGCCCTGGGTGCTGTGGGGCGCGCTGGGGTCGTGGCTCGACACGGCGCTCAACGTGACCGTGGCGCTGCTGTTCGGCCTGGCCGCCGCCCTGACCCTCGATCACGTCCTACTGTCCGCGCCTGAAGAGGGCGACCCCGCTCCCCCGCTGCCCTATCCGGTGACCGGCCTGGTGGCCGGGACGGCGCTGCTGATCATGGGCGTGGCCCTGGGGCACAACGGCCAGCAAATGATCCTGCTGTTTCTGTTGCCGGCCCTGGGCTGGCTGACGGCCGGCGTGGCCCGCTGGGGCCGGGCGGCGCGGCCGGAGCAGGGCCGTTGGCGCGCCGCGCTGCTGATCGCTCTGGTCGTCGCCGCGCCGCTGGCCTTCGTCGATCCCGAAGAGCTGGCCCTCATCCTCAACCTCGGCGCGCGCGACGTGGGCTATTACGCGCTACGGGCGACCTTGCTTTCGGCGGCCATCGCCTTTGTGTTGGGGCTGCTCGTCTGGCCGCTCAGCCGGCGCGCTGTCGGGCGGCCGCTCGTGCCGGCGACCCTCACTGCCGCCGTCTGGCTGGCCCTGGCCGCCGGTTACATCTATATCGGCCAACCGGGCTGGCATGGCGAGCGGCTATACGTCATCCTGACCGAGCAGGCCGACCTATCTCCGGCAGCGGCCATCGCCGACCCGCTGGAACGGCGCGCCTTCGTCTACGACTCCCTAACGGGCCACGCCGGCGCGACACAGGCCGGGCTGCGGGCCGCGCTCGACATGGGCGGCATCGACTACACGCCCTACTATCTGGTCAACGCGCTGGAAGTGGACGGCGGGCCACTCGTGGGCCAATGGTTGGCGGCGCGGCCGGAAGTGGCGCGCGTGCTCGATAGCCCGGTGCTGCGGCCGTTGCCCGCGCCGCTCGAGTCAGCCCGCGGCCCGGCCCCCGCGCCGACCCTGCCGCCGTGGAACCTGACCGCCATCGGCGCGCCACGGGTTTGGGAAGAGTTCGGCGTGCGCGGCGCGGGCATCGTCATCGGCCAGAGCGACTCCGGCGTCGACGGGGCGCATCCCGAAGTGGGCGACCAGTATCGCGGCAACGGGCCGGGCGACCTGACGGGCAACGACTATAACTGGCTGGACCCGTGGTACGCCACGCCGCAGCCCACCGACTGGGGCGGCCACGGCACGCATACGCTCGGCTCGGCGCTCGGCCGCTCCGTCGGCGTGGCCCCCGAGGCGACGTGGATCGGCTGTGTCAATCTGGCCCGCAATCTGGGCAACGCGCCCCGCTATCTCGATTGCCTCCAGTTCATGCTGGCCCCCTTCCCGCAAGACGGCGATCCGTGGCGCGACGCCCGGCCGGCGTGGGGGGCCAACGTCCTCAATAACTCCTGGGGCTGCCCGGAGATCGAAGGCTGCGACCCGGCGGCATTGTTGCCGGCGGTGCGGGCGCTGCGGGCGGCGGGGGTGTTCGTGGTCGCCTCGGCCGGCAACGAGGGGGACGCCTGCGGCACCATCAGCGCGCCGATCAGCCTCTATGACGAGGTGTTCACGGTCGGGGCGGTCGATGAGGCCGGGCAGGTAGCTCCCTTCAGCAGCCGCGGCCCGGTGACGGCCGACGGCAGCGGGCGCACCAAGCCCGACGTGGTGGCCCCCGGCGTGGGCGTTCTCTCGGCCTTCCCCGGCGGCACGTACTCTTACAGCGACGGCACATCGATGGCCGGGCCGCACGTGGCCGGCGTGGTGGCCCTGTTGTGGTCGGCCAACCCGGCGCTCATCGGCGACATCGACGCCACCGAGCGCATCCTCACCGAGACGGCGCAACCGATCATCGCCCCGCCGTCCGCCTGCGACGCCACGGCCGACCTGCCCAACAATACCACCGGCTACGGCCTGGTCGATGCCTACGCCGCCGTGGCCGCGGCGCTAAGAATGCAGAAATGAAACCACAGATTTCACAGATGATCTGACCGCGGTCGGTCGTCAGTGGTCGGTGGTCAGTTCTATGATCGTCGCCTCGCCCTGCCCCACCCCCACGCACAACGTCGCCAGGCCGTAGCGCATCGACTCGCCGGCGGCGCGGCGGCGCTTCATCTCGTGCAGCAGTGTCGTAACGATACGCGCCCCGGAGCAGCCCAACGGATGGCCCAGGGCAATGGCCCCGCCGTTGACGTTGGTGAGTTCCGGGCGCAGCCCCAACTCGCGCATGACGGCCAGCGCCTGCACGGCGAAAGCCTCATTCAGTTCCACGAGATCGATGTCGTCCACCGTCAGCCCGGCGCGGGCCAGCACCTTGCGCGTGGCCGGCACGGGACCGAGGCCCATCGTGCGCGGATCGACGCCGGCCGCGGCCGAACCAACCCAACGGGCCAACGGCTTGAGGTCCAGCGCCGCGGCCCGTTCGGCCGACATTAGCAGCAAGGCCGCCGCGCCGTCGTTCAGGCCGCTGGCGTTGCCGGCCGTCACCGTGCCGCCCTGGCGAAAGGCCGGCTTGAGTTTGGCCAACGTCTCCATACTGGTGTCCAGAACGTAGCCGCCGTCCCCTTTTTTGATGCGCGGGTGCTCATCGGTGTCGAAGACGATGGGATCGCCCTTGCGCTGGGGGAAGAGGACGGGCACGATCTCCGCCTGGAAGCGGCCGTCGTTGATGGCCGCCAGAGCCTTGCGCTGGCTCTCCAGGGCGAAGGCGTCCTGCTCCTCGCGGCTGATGACACCGCCGCTGATGCCGCCATCGCAACTCATCTGATAGATGTTCTCGGCCGTCTCGCCCATCGCCTCCAGCGGAAACAAAGCTTCCATCTTGGGGTTGGGGTAGCGCCAGCCGAGGGTGGTGTCCCAGGCGGTCACGTTGCCCGACGGGCCGAAGGGGCGGCTGTTCTTGGGCAAGGAGTAGGGGGCGCGGGTCATGCTCTCCACGCCACCGGCGATGTAGACGTCGCCCTCGCCGGCGGCGATGGCCCGCGCCGCCTGGTTGACGGCGTTCAGGCCGCTGGCGCACAGCCGGTTGACCGTGACCCCGCCGACGGCGTGGGGCAGCCCGGCCAGCAGCGCGGCCATGCGGGCCACGTTGCGGTTGTCCTCGCCGGCCTGGTTGGCGCAGCCGAAAAACACTTCCTCCACCTCGGCCGGGTCGATGCCCGTCCGGTTGACGATCTCGCGAATGACCAGCGCGGCCAGATCGTCGGGCCGCGTGTCCGAAAGCGCGCCGGCGTGGCGGCCGATGGCCGTGCGCACGCCGTCGATAATTACGACGTCTTGCATGTCAAACCTCACATGGAAAATGAACTTGAGCGGCCGGCGGCGACCGCTTTTCAGGTGCAGGCTCTCACCGTCCCGTCAGACGGCATTGTAGCCCAACGCGCGCCGCTGGGCCATCGGGCAACAAAAAAGCCCCCCTGCGAGCCGGAGCCGGCAGGGGGGCCAAATTCCTCAACGCGAGGAAGCCCACGAAGCGCTAATTCTTGATCTTGAAGGACACCTCATCGATGAAGGCGCCATCGCTAACAACGATGTAGTCGCTGGAGAACCCGAAGCCGACGTAGACGGAGGAATACCCCAGCATGCTGCCGAAACCGGGAATACTCTTCAGGTTGATCTTGCCGGTCTTCCACTTGCCGCCGGTCGAGCCGGTGTGGTACTTGCAATACCAGTTGACGTAATCAACCGAGGCGCACCAGTAGAAGTAGTCGTAGCCGTACTCGGAGTTGTTCCAGTAATTGAACTTGACGTTCCCCGACTTGGCACCATAGGTGCTGAACAGGTAATCGGTCCAGGAAGCCATGTCGTTGGGGTAGTAATAGTACTGCGGATCGAGGCCATTGGTGCAGCCATTGGCCGCCCAGGCGCTCCAGTAGCCCTTCTTGTGCATGTAGTCGTCATCGTCCCAGCACACGTAGCCGCCGGTTGAGCCGTTCTGGTCATAGGTAATCCAACCAGCATTCGGCCAGGCGCCCTCAAAGCCTTCCTTATAGTTCAACAGCGTGGCATCCGGGGCCAATCCCATTTTCTCGGCCTCGCTATCGGGCAGAACCTGCTCACCACCGCCCGGAACCATTTTGGCCGAATCCTGAACCGTGGCCTTGGCAATGCCGGCCGCCGCCAACGGGTTACCCGGAGCGTTACGATTGGTGATAACTACCCAGCCGGTCTTTTCCATGCTCCCGGCCGAAGCCAGCACTGGAATCAGCGCCATCAGGAGCAAAGCCAATACCACAACCAACATCTTGCTGCGTTTCATTTCGAACCTCCCTGAGTTCTAACCGCATTTTTTCCCACATCATACTGACACGATGAATGAGACGATCGGTGATCGCGGCGGGGCCGTGGCCCACGAGGACGTGGCCCCATGCTTGCCATCTGTTACCTCCTCAGCTATTCGCTACGGCAAACGCGACAATAAAATGATCAACCCCGTGCAAGGGATAGATACCGGTGCTGAATGGGCTTAGCTAATTGGCTATGTAATACCGCCTGATATGGACGGCATATTTTCACAAGATAGTTGAATACGAAACAAACTGACTTTGAACATAATAATAGAGGATTTACGGGTTGTCAAGGGGTCAAAACACCCTTTTTCTCTCTGAACTGCACCAATCGGATGGCTGCCCTACGTCAAATTCAATCGCTTCTCCACCGCCTCTTTGATGACCCCCTCGGCCACCACCCGGCGCGCCGCCTCGATCAGCGGATAGAGGGCCACGTCCTCCGCCAGGAACGGAACCTGCTCACGCAGCAGCCGATAGGCGACGGCCGTGCCCTCCCCCAGCGCCGCCGGCGTCAACCCCATGGCGCGGCAGCGAAAGTCGACGCCCTGCGCCGCCAGCAATAATTCGATGCCGACGATGGTCTCGACGTGCTCCAGGATTTGCCCGGCGTGGCGCACGGCGGCGGCCCCCATGCTGACGTGATCCTCCACGTTGGCGCTGGTAGGGATGGTGTCGGCGCTGGACGGGTGGGCCAGCACCTTGTTCTCCGAGGCCAGGGCCGCGGCGCTGTAGTGGGCCATCATCAGGCCGCTCTGCAAGCCGCCCTGCTCGGTCAGGAACATAGGCAGCACGCCGCCGTTGCTGTCGGCGTCCACCAGCCGGGCGCAGCGCCGCTCGCTCATGTTGCCCAGCTCGGTCAGACCCAGCGCGGCGTAATCCATGGCCAGGGCCACCGGCTCGCCGTGGAAGTTGCCGGCCGAGATCACGTCAATCGTCCCGGCCTCATCGACAAATATGATGGGGTTGTCGTTGACCGTGTTCAGTTCGATATCGATCACCCATTGGGCGTAGGCGATGGAGTCGCGCACCGCGCCATGCACCTGGGGCACACAGCGCAGGGTGTAAGCGTCCTGCACGTTGTTGGGGTCGTCGGCGCGCAGGAAGCGGCTGCCGGCCAGCCCGCGCCGCAGGAAGTCGGCGCAGTTGATCTGGCGGGGATGGGGGCGCAGGGCGTGGACGCGGGCGTCGTAGGCGCGGTCGGTGCCATGCAGCGCCTCCAGCGACAGGCAGGCCACCACGTCGGCCGTCAGGGCCAGATTGACGGCCCGCCGCACCAGCAGCGCCCCCATGCCGACCATCTGGGCCGTGCCGTTGAGCAGGGCCAACCCTTCCTTGGCCTCCAGGGCAATGGGCCGCAAGCCGGCCGCGGCCAGGGCCTCGCCGCCGGGCATCAGCCGGCCGTTCAGCCGCGCCTCGCCCTCGCCGATGACCACCAGCGCCAGATGGGCCAGCGGGGCCAGATCGCCGCTGGCGCCCAGTGACCCCTGGGCCGGGATGCGCGGCGTGAGGCCGGCATTGAGCATGTCGAGCAACAGGCGCACAATGGCCGGGCGCGCTCCGGAGTAGCCCAAAGCCAGCGTGTTGGCCCGCGCCAGCATCAT is drawn from Candidatus Promineifilum breve and contains these coding sequences:
- a CDS encoding DUF5615 family PIN-like protein, whose protein sequence is MKFLADENFNNRIIRGLLRRMDSLDLVRVQDLAIAAAADPTVLAWAAAEERVLLTHDKRTMPYYALSRIDKGELLTGVIVVDPELAIGGVIDDLLIIATCSTADDWVGRIEYLPL
- a CDS encoding S8 family serine peptidase, which produces MIDATPPPLTTAQRQPAGGGIALGGIVILAAVLIGLAWVLFPAVWLTEQFALAGGQPFGRGVWLAAGAGYAVVVLLVSLPAVALTSAPRYRAVLRAWIAAGLFALLLLPVQLIPPSQAQWAAIAQIVALVIYLTILYLRRRTTSAHFSLVGRPLWPAFLAAALVVWPWVLWGALGSWLDTALNVTVALLFGLAAALTLDHVLLSAPEEGDPAPPLPYPVTGLVAGTALLIMGVALGHNGQQMILLFLLPALGWLTAGVARWGRAARPEQGRWRAALLIALVVAAPLAFVDPEELALILNLGARDVGYYALRATLLSAAIAFVLGLLVWPLSRRAVGRPLVPATLTAAVWLALAAGYIYIGQPGWHGERLYVILTEQADLSPAAAIADPLERRAFVYDSLTGHAGATQAGLRAALDMGGIDYTPYYLVNALEVDGGPLVGQWLAARPEVARVLDSPVLRPLPAPLESARGPAPAPTLPPWNLTAIGAPRVWEEFGVRGAGIVIGQSDSGVDGAHPEVGDQYRGNGPGDLTGNDYNWLDPWYATPQPTDWGGHGTHTLGSALGRSVGVAPEATWIGCVNLARNLGNAPRYLDCLQFMLAPFPQDGDPWRDARPAWGANVLNNSWGCPEIEGCDPAALLPAVRALRAAGVFVVASAGNEGDACGTISAPISLYDEVFTVGAVDEAGQVAPFSSRGPVTADGSGRTKPDVVAPGVGVLSAFPGGTYSYSDGTSMAGPHVAGVVALLWSANPALIGDIDATERILTETAQPIIAPPSACDATADLPNNTTGYGLVDAYAAVAAALRMQK
- the hutH gene encoding histidine ammonia-lyase, which translates into the protein MESLLISGDQLKVDDVVAVAFGRPVALDPAVLPGMERSRAAVERLVAEGRVVYGITTGFGRFKDRLISPDEVRQLQLNLVRSHAVGVGPDLPETAVRAMMLARANTLALGYSGARPAIVRLLLDMLNAGLTPRIPAQGSLGASGDLAPLAHLALVVIGEGEARLNGRLMPGGEALAAAGLRPIALEAKEGLALLNGTAQMVGMGALLVRRAVNLALTADVVACLSLEALHGTDRAYDARVHALRPHPRQINCADFLRRGLAGSRFLRADDPNNVQDAYTLRCVPQVHGAVRDSIAYAQWVIDIELNTVNDNPIIFVDEAGTIDVISAGNFHGEPVALAMDYAALGLTELGNMSERRCARLVDADSNGGVLPMFLTEQGGLQSGLMMAHYSAAALASENKVLAHPSSADTIPTSANVEDHVSMGAAAVRHAGQILEHVETIVGIELLLAAQGVDFRCRAMGLTPAALGEGTAVAYRLLREQVPFLAEDVALYPLIEAARRVVAEGVIKEAVEKRLNLT
- a CDS encoding DUF433 domain-containing protein, which translates into the protein MAMLFEAQAVPLRTDEDGVIRVGNSRVTLSTIVHAFDAGYTAEEIVTDFPMLQLADVYGVIAYLLNNRDSIAIYLAEEQRAAEDIRQEIERRSDSIQFRERLLARAQLAGLIE
- a CDS encoding GH1 family beta-glucosidase, whose amino-acid sequence is MSAFISFPDDFIWGAATSSYQIEGAWNEDGKGESIWDRYTHTPGNIIDGSTGDVACDHYHRWPQDVAMMKALGLQAYRFSIAWPRILPDGRGRVNPAGLDFYSRLVDGLLEANIKPVVTLYHWDLPQALQDTGGWPERSTAEAFAEYADVVSRRLGDRVKTWITHNEMWCASVLSYELGEHAPGWRDTAAAVRAAHHLLLSHGLAVPILRANSPDSEVGVTLNFEIMEPASASDADRQATRTIDGTYNRWFVSALYGRHYPADIVAHYEPHLPNGWDFVQPGDFDVIAAPIDFLGVNYYTRRIVRDEAAPDNLPQTHFPDLPKCDMHTGVWEPVYWEIYPDGLYQLLNRLHFEYQPGKIYVTENGTSFADGPDGSGHVPDARRRLYLRDHLSACRRAMDNGVPLAGYFAWSLMDNFEWAKGYQQRFGIVWVDYDTQQRTPKESALWYRDAIAHHGFALD
- a CDS encoding thiolase family protein, with protein sequence MQDVVIIDGVRTAIGRHAGALSDTRPDDLAALVIREIVNRTGIDPAEVEEVFFGCANQAGEDNRNVARMAALLAGLPHAVGGVTVNRLCASGLNAVNQAARAIAAGEGDVYIAGGVESMTRAPYSLPKNSRPFGPSGNVTAWDTTLGWRYPNPKMEALFPLEAMGETAENIYQMSCDGGISGGVISREEQDAFALESQRKALAAINDGRFQAEIVPVLFPQRKGDPIVFDTDEHPRIKKGDGGYVLDTSMETLAKLKPAFRQGGTVTAGNASGLNDGAAALLLMSAERAAALDLKPLARWVGSAAAGVDPRTMGLGPVPATRKVLARAGLTVDDIDLVELNEAFAVQALAVMRELGLRPELTNVNGGAIALGHPLGCSGARIVTTLLHEMKRRRAAGESMRYGLATLCVGVGQGEATIIELTTDH
- a CDS encoding nSTAND1 domain-containing NTPase codes for the protein MDPMQFLDILDDALTEAELSELCRRFGVAFAAFPGATKRDRTREFLGYVRRQGRMAGLAEATVALRPDLNTAVAQLYVGKEQELAWLDQIAGGEGRPLDSGLTWRWPGATPAPASPAPELDPPLPVAPTNPYSPGARVTDAAMFFGRAVEREQIRRLLADGAHVAIIGGRGFGGSSLLQRAAEEIDATGGQLAATIDMKDPAHHTAPALLNAIWSQWWRRVKPENPVPVYTLAEFVTAVRKLNAAGYRPLLFLDEFEQLVWRKTTFDDPLLDAWHELGREGLLGLALTGHTSPADLLAQQGFATRFYELFRQLDLGLLDEPAARDVLTVPLQRAGLAIPEGAVEHLLAQAGPHPFFLQLAGLYLFDSVAQSTYARAEVTRRFEAAAEPFWLEMWESLSPLAQAHYPLGGARPGDGIGGRQQRILVNKGLLLAGETDLRPFSEGFARWLRRMQAAMAAAAEATASQAAQAML
- a CDS encoding DUF5655 domain-containing protein, which gives rise to MSSVQEFFTGYKESEVIFDALSATIDLLGPLVFQVSKSQIAFRHRRPFAWVWVPARYLRGHVAPLVLSIALRRRDPSPRWKEIVEPAPGRFMHHLALYSAAEIDQEVVAWLREAWSEAA